In Ptiloglossa arizonensis isolate GNS036 chromosome 6, iyPtiAriz1_principal, whole genome shotgun sequence, a single window of DNA contains:
- the LOC143148438 gene encoding uncharacterized protein LOC143148438 isoform X2: MEHSVFRDYCKAENSEDEEVNHDLQSRLYAEVYYASNSVENVDTKTDVKLETPGINNEELLNSTSTSRASDPNNKFTNNSVSKNHSKICVTNDAMDNSMLFETDNKSNVRSLCDTNEIELLDVDDKNNLNVHCMEIVHPQKNIDSSKNNKESVAYHKVESNKNNLHPHNTCDTSKDVLVKSEIKEENTEKLTSTQPLNSEKNTTTNQSSCLNSKKCNGDDNVEKIQEEHAKVNDSSDNILKRYEFSKLFINKLYLEKYDNLNRQLQQLEEREIYLREKEQKKINIENNEKNRQLDTHMSFADQKEKDTRYEILTRNEKMQTMCNYSEEITLLSSETESDSEESILEVPIPPKPQPVVIQLQDSDEGSETFSSDRDMNDECLFIMDNISNSSKNNEEVTYITEKGSDDNLVMTTPINDTEVTCVEEDIVLNCTEIQKGASSIKEIKEMNKNILNKDKDNIPEFQLPLETIDNSNVVYERDKNKSVSFADDIVVETFHKSNKSSSSRKRRYEDDNESCTNVKQKKNSDSESTYSATCSNQHKSKDNHKQESWEEYFFRPMSDNLKAFYNESRGHDIQEIQSKMSNEDLMPNLFKHKKFWNMKCNKCHCEGHQAYNCPQSLKPPRCHMCGTQGHTETRCPQKMCLTCGKKQGTFRKTCESCRTLYCNMCKAVGHKSTECPDLWRRFHQTTRNSEINVPENLSEIMKPADLLYCCNCTKRGHDSSTCYEYRWSQHFPTPAFVSNYGNRTECEDLVHVNTNEDIIPLSRKGKSGRTRYVAFSQRKDDLKGCCILYSYGAFQTKKPNGEEILKQVKNDLISKVEYFLKNSIPVPFLDQLAKVFKFEIKIFYNLQKVLMTRVRALMGIPVHIHHIFLYWLELQNDEKHLNIHVNLPRGTKKLLKLLTTKWEELKKQDSEDPKNLCSQIEQLKLSMINTQNSFTLSKMSEDLLDLRKKLMKIYHTKPLLSREAIKLQKMIKKLQKPCATSRAMKEVCIAWYFQIMTAYNKIFVPRTLVKDELECLFKKYYKDKKTAKNKGNENETTKKQNVTLNAYEQFLQSLQVYNKSKVNTQDKQTSSNINNSTKHSLNVSQKRDKQTPTVTSTTTYSTASNSIQSDNSVTNFNTEIVYTDRHNLEDNIAEHSHIYPIEVVQLPRNMKVANNKPVENTVKTFQKSSISPNLISLPLNKYMCSSTSSKNVKNDQLTSMPCTEVKSTEANIEKHVEVTQDNSEVIKISNSQQKNTVNSETNVTKKKKSKKVKKTKPNLETSSQLAENEVISVDVSIESKAKKVISDALGFNLPYMNKAVEEVEKRINDKSIKQEHIDVLQRLITLENDHREYVSSFCSYLK, from the exons ATGGAACACAGTGTATTTCGAG ATTATTGTAAGGCTGAAAATAGTGAAGATGAAGAAGTTAATCATGATTTACAATCTCGATTATATGCTGAAGTCTATTATGCTTCAAATAGTGTAGAAAATGTAGATACGAAAACGGATGTTAAATTAGAAACTCCTGGTATTAACAATGAAGAATTGCTTAATAGTACAAGTACTAGTAGAGCATCTGACCCcaataataaatttacaaacaatAGTGTTAGTAAAAATCATTCAAAAATATGTGTAACGAACGACGCAATGGATAACTCAATGTTATTTGAAACAGATAATAAATCCAATGTTAGATCTCTTTGTGATACAAATGAGATTGAATTGTTAGATGTAGATGACAAAAATAACTTAAATGTACATTGTATGGAAATTGTACATCCTcaaaaaaatattgattcttcaaaaaataataaagaatcaGTAGCATATCACAAAgtggaaagtaataaaaataatctacATCCACATAATACCTGTGATACAAGTAAAGATGTTCTTGTAAAGTCAGAAATAAAAGaggaaaatacagaaaaattaacATCCACACAACCGTTAAATTCtgaaaaaaatacaactacAAATCAATCTTCTTGTTTAAATTCTAAAAAGTGTAATGGTGATGATAATGTTGAAAAAATTCAGGAAGAACATGCAAAAGTAAATGACAGTTCTGACAATATTCTTAAAAGGTATGAATTCTCAAAAttgtttattaataaattatatctaGAAAAGTATGATAATTTAAACAGACAATTACAACAGTtagaagaaagagaaatatatctaagagaaaaagaacaaaagaaaataaatattgaaaataatgagaaaaatCGACAATTGGATACCCATATGAGTTTTGCAgatcaaaaagaaaaagatacaaGGTATGAGATACttacaagaaatgaaaaaatgcaAACAATGTGTAATTATTCTGAAGAGATAACATTGCTATCATCAGAAACGGAAAGTGATTCTGAAGAATCTATTTTAGAAGTACCCATTCCACCTAAACCACAACCAGTGGTTATACAATTACAAGATTCTGATGAAGGTTCAGAAACATTCAGCAGCGACAGAGATATGAATGatgaatgtttatttattatggaTAATATAAGTAATTCTTCAAAAAATAACGAGGAAGTGACTTATATAACTGAAAAAGGTTCAGATGATAATTTAGTAATGACAACTCCTATTAATGATACAGAGGTAACTTGTGTGGAAGAAGACATTGTATTAAATTGCACAGAAATTCAAAAAGGTGCTTCaagtataaaagaaataaaagaaatgaataaaaatattctgaaTAAAGATAAAGATAACATACCTGAATTTCAGTTGCCATTAGAAACTATTGACAACAGtaatgttgtatatgaaagagACAAAAACAAATCTGTTTCTTTTGCAGATGATATAGTAGTAGAAACCTTTCATAAATCAAATAAATCAAGTTCAAGTAGAAAAAGACGTTATGAAGATGACAATGAATCTTGTACTAAtgtcaaacaaaaaaaaaattcagataGTGAAAGTACATATTCTGCAACATGTTCTAATCAACATAAGAGTAAAGATAATCATAAACAAGAATCTTgggaagaatatttctttcgtcctATGTCTGATAATCTTAAAGCTTTTTATAATGAATCTCGAGGACACGATATTCAAGAAATTCAAAGTAAAATGTCAA ATGAAGACCTGATGCCAAATCtttttaaacataaaaaattTTGGAATATGAAGTGTAATAAGTGCCACTGTGAAGGTCATCAAGCATATAATTGTCCACAATCACTTAAGCCTCCTCGATGTCACATGTGTGGTACACAGGGACACACAGAAACCCGATGTCCTCAAAAAATGTGCCTCACG TGTGGTAAAAAACAAGGAACATTTAGGAAAACTTGCGAATCTTGTCGCACATTATATTGTAATATGTGCAAAGCTGTAGGACACAAATCAACTGAGTGTCCTGATCTTTGGAGAAGATTTCATCAAACA acacgTAATTCCGAAATAAACGTTCCAGAGAATTTATCTGAAATCATGAAACCTGCAGATCTATTATATTGTTGTAATTGCACAAAACGTGGACATGATTCTTCTACCTGTTATGAATATCGATGGTCGCAACATTTTCCAACACCAGCATTTGTATCAAATTATGGAAATAGAACAGAATGTGAAGATCTTGTACATGTAAATACTAATGAAGACATAATACCATTATCTAGAAAAGGTAAATCTGGTCGCACCAGATATGTAGCATTTTCCCAAAGGAAAGATGATCTTAAGGGTTGTTGCATTTTATATTCATATGGTGCTTTTCAAACAAAAAAACCAAATGGTGAAGAAATTTTGAAGCAAGTTAAGAATGATTTAATTTCCAAAGtagaatatttcttaaaaaattctattccagTACCTTTCTTGGATCAATTGgcaaaagtatttaaatttgaaatcaaaatattttacaatcttcAAAAGGTATTAATGACAAGAGTTCGAGCATTGATGGGGATTCCTGTACATATAcatcatatttttctttattggcTTGAACTCCAAAATGATGAGAAACATCTAAATATACATGTAAACCTCCCACGGGGCACAAAGAAACTGTTGAAATTGTTAACAACAAAGTGGGAGGAATTAAAAAAACAAGATTCAGAAGATCCTAAGAATCTTTGTAGTCAAATAGAACAGTTAAAACTGTCAATGATTAATACTCAGAATTCTTTTACATTATCGAAAATGTCAGAAGACCTATtagatttacgaaaaaaattgatgaaaatttATCATACAAAACCGTTGTTGAGTCGTGAAGCAATTAAACTACAAAAAATGATTAAGAAGTTACAAAAACCATGTGCAACATCTAGAGCAATGAAAGAAGTTTGCATCGCATGGTATTTCCAAATTATGACCGcatacaataaaatattcgtaCCTCGTACATTAGTAAAGGACGAATTAGaatgtttgtttaaaaaatattataaagatAAAAAGACAgcgaaaaataaaggaaacgaaaatgaaacaacTAAGAAGCAGAATGTAACACTTAATGCctatgaacaatttttacaaagcTTGCAAGTCTATAATAAATCGAAAGTTAATACACAGGATAAACAGACAAGTTCTAACATAAACAATAGTACTAAACATTCGCTAAATGTAAGTCAGAAACGAGATAAACAAACACCTACTGTTACATCTACTACTACATATTCTACAGCAAGTAATAGTATCCAATCTGATAATAGTGTTACAAACTTTAATACAGAAATTGTTTATACAGACAGACACAATTTGGAAGATAACATTGCTGAACATAGTCACATTTATCCTATAGAGGTTGTACAGTTACCACGTAATATGAAAGTAGCTAATAATAAACCAGTGGAAAATACTGTGAAAACCTTTCAGAAATCGAGTATTTCGCCTAATTTAATTTCTCTGCCTCTTAACAAATATATGTGTTCCAGTACATCATCAAAGAATGTTAAAAATGATCAATTAACTAGCATGCCTTGTACCGAAGTAAAATCCACTGAGGCCAACATAGAGAAACATGTTGAGGTAACACAAGATAATAGtgaagtaataaaaatatcaaattcaCAACAGAAAAATACAGTTAATTCTGAAACAAATgttacaaagaagaaaaaatccaaaaaagtaaagaaaacaaAACCAAATCTTGAAACTAGTTCACAACTTGCAGAAAATGAAGTAATAAGTGTTGATGTATCTATAGAAAGTAAAGCTAAGAAGGTTATTAGTGATGCTCTTGGATTCAATTTACCATATATGAATAAAGCTGTAGAAGAAGTTGAAAAACGAATAAATGATAAGAGCATTAAACAAGAACATATTGATGTGCTGCAACGTCTAATAACTTTAGAAAATGACCACCGGGAATATGTGAGTTCATTTTGTAGTTATTTAAAATGA